Proteins encoded in a region of the Uloborus diversus isolate 005 chromosome 1, Udiv.v.3.1, whole genome shotgun sequence genome:
- the LOC129234229 gene encoding probable serine hydrolase produces MKFVKYALSFSSVTVRNHHSSLKNRIGPSFTSFRKMATSLYWSNPQEVKIPTSYGFIAAKAWGDSQAMPILALHGWQDNAGTFDRLIPLLSTKAYIVAIDAPGHGFSSHKPHGTFYHYMEMLVDIKRIVDYLKWDSFSILGHSLGGTLALLYCSVFPENVSNLILLDIIKPASRTPDKLPDVTRTGIENLLQIEKKLSAQAPVYSVQEAKKRLISGMFNEITDESADILLKRGSKLSNCGKGVVFSRDIRVKMTEDLQKFSHEDLMAYMKRVQCNTLIIIGKKSIIFKSRTPEVLDDFINLYKQNCKSFKMVEVDGNHFVHLNNPELVAPHINEFLATQVNVSKI; encoded by the coding sequence AAATCATCATTCTTCACTAAAGAACAGAATTGGACCATCATTCACTTCCTTTCGAAAAATGGCTACAAGTCTGTATTGGTCAAATCCTCAAGAAGTAAAGATTCCAACTTCATATGGTTTCATTGCTGCCAAAGCATGGGGCGATTCACAGGCTATGCCAATTTTAGCTCTTCATGGCTGGCAAGATAATGCTGGCACTTTTGATCGACTAATTCCACTTTTATCAACGAAAGCTTACATTGTTGCAATAGATGCTCCAGGCCATGGATTCTCTTCACATAAACCACATGGTACATTTTACCACTATATGGAAATGTTAGTTGATATAAAACGAATAGTTGATTATTTGAAATGGGATTCATTTAGCATTTTAGGACATAGTTTAGGTGGTACTTTGGCATTGTTGTATTGCAGTGTTTTCCCTGAAAATGTTTCCAATTTAATTCTACTTGATATTATTAAACCCGCATCAAGAACACCAGACAAACTTCCCGATGTTACTCGAACAGGAATTGAAAATCTGTTGCAAATTGAAAAGAAACTGTCTGCACAGGCTCCTGTTTATAGCGTGCAAGAAGCAAAGAAACGTTTGATATCTGGGATGTTTAACGAAATCACCGACGAATCAGCCGACATTCTTTTGAAAAGAGGTAGCAAACTGTCGAATTGTGGCAAAGGAGTGGTGTTTTCTAGAGATATTAGAGTCAAAATGACAGAAGATTTGCAGAAATTTAGCCATGAAGATTTAATGGCTTACATGAAAAGAGTGCAGTGCAACACATTGATCATTATtggtaaaaaatcaattattttcaaaTCCAGAACTCCAGAAGTATTAGACGACTTTATCAATTTGTATAAGCAGAACTGTAAGAGCTTTAAAATGGTTGAGGTTGATGGTAATCACTTTGTACACTTAAATAATCCAGAATTAGTTGCACCTCATATTAACGAGTTCCTTGCTACCCAAGTTAATgtatctaaaatttaa